Within the Mustela lutreola isolate mMusLut2 chromosome 2, mMusLut2.pri, whole genome shotgun sequence genome, the region AATTTGTTCTCACACACAATACCtaagttgtttttaatttaatggtCTTTGAAAGACACGTTTGGCCAAATTTTAGTTTACCGAGATCTCTATCCAAGTTATCAGAGATTGACAATAATCAGCAATAGATGAGATTTTAAAAGCACCTTTATTACctgatgtatttatttgtttcatatttaaaaagcctttcttttttgtttgtttgtttttagtatttgaTTCTCTGAGttcaggggagcctgagtggctcagtctgttgaacgtccaactcttggtttcagctgggatGGTGACCTCGGTGTTGTGAGATCCAGTGTGACCCCTGCTCGTGGCttctggagtctgcttgagattctttcccctcctcccttccccttgcCCTCTataccctctccccatgcccctcATGTGCACTCgttttcttccattctctctctctctctctctctgaaatagataaaatcttgatTCTCTAAGTTCAAATTTGGGACATTCTACTTGGAGTTTATAACTCATTTGAGATGTCTGTGTAGAAACAGAGAAGTCATTGGCTGAGAGACTGGAGACCACACATGGAGATCACCTATCAAACCAGAAAATATTCAGAGAATTGAGAATGAGAATTTTCTCAAAGATTACTCTATACCACTCTAGAAATCTATCCTGTCACTTTTAATgctgtattttattaataaattattactaGAGTTACTTTCATTTTGACCTCTATTAACTTTCAATGTaatgtatttaatgtatatacaataaaagcaaatatttatgcCTCAAATTTCCCACCTTTTATAAAGGTTTTTCATACCTTCTaaacattgcttttaaaaattttatttgtttttttaaattaaattattttatgaattgtttttctttcatagttttgGCCTTTTAGCTCTCCATATACCTGAAATTTCTTTAGCTACCTTCATATGCTGTGATAATTAGTTTATATCTAAGCCAGAAGAATCATGAGTTCCCTTTACAgaaattttctttaagtaaaGTGTTTTGAAGTTTGTGTTAGAAGTCTACTTAGGGAATcaatttgcttttataaattgaaagtaataatttaaaaaataaaccttataAAATGATGCAATGGAACAATCATTCTTGGGAGAGTGCATCCTGTGTTGATTGGCTCTTTAACCTTAATTCATAATAGGTTATGAATATAGCTCGGGTAATCAATACATAGCATCTTTTTTTCAGGCCAGAAGGTGTGTTTTGCTGACCTCAAGCATCCCTGCTACAAAATGGCCTACTTCCATGAACTGTCGAGCCGAGTGAGCTTCCAGGAGGCACGCCTTGCTTGTGAGAGTGAGGGGGGAGCCCTTCTCAGCCTGGAGAATGAGGCAGAACAGAAGTTAATAGAAAGTATGTTGCAAAACCTGACAAAACCAGGAACGGGAATTTCTGATGGTGATTTCTGGATAGGGCTTTGGCGAAATGGAGAGGGGCAGACATCTGGTGCCTGCCCAGATCTCTACCAGTGGTCTGATGGAAGTGCTTCCCAGTACCGGTGAGTAGGTGTCCTGAAAAGTTGGATGTTCTCTGGGGGActcaaaagagagaagggagatttCTGTTCACCTGTAGAGGATGTCAGAATGGAAGAAGCCAAgtgggtgttgggtattaaggagggcacttgttgtgatgagtactgggtgtcgtatgtaagtgatgaatcactaaattctacttctgaaactaatatttcacTCAACgttcactaactggaatttaaataaaaactcaaaacaaaaagcagaacaaaaagaaTAGAATGGGTGAAATCACTTCGAGGTGTTCCTATTGCTCTGTTTACAGAAACTGGTATACTGATGAACCTTCCTGTGGAAGTGAGAAATGTGTTGTGATGTATCATCAACCAACGGCCAATCCAGGCCTTGGGGGTCCCTACCTTTACCAGTGGAATGATGACAGGTGCAACATGAAGCACAATTACATCTGCAAGTATGAACCAGGTAGGAAATACCATAAATAGGGATAACGGATTTTGTCATATTTGGTTATATTTTGATCTTCACTATTTATATTTAGGCTTTACTGCCTTTGACTCTTTGTGTTTCTCTGCTGTGAAACCCAGACTTTCTCTACAGCTTGTCATAGAGCTCAGTGTCCTGAAAAATACTTTATGCTATAGAACAAAttgcccagtcagttaagcagaaGGGGTAACTGGACACATTTGGAGACCTGTATTTAAgggaaaataacatttctttttcttttttctttttttttttctttattaacatataatgtattagccccagggatacaggtctgtgaatcgccaggtttacatacttcacagcactcaccataacacataccctccccaatgtccataaccccaccaccctctcctgcccccctccccccagcaaccctaagtttgttttgtgagattaaaagtctcttatggtttgtctccctcccgatcccatcttgtttcatttattcttttcctaccccccaacatCCCCCAACGTTGCatctccaattcctcatatcagggagatcatatgatagctgtctttctctgcttgacttatttcactaagcataataccctctaattccatccacgtcgtcgcaaatggcaagatttaatttcttttgatggccgcatagtattccattgtgtatatatatcccacctcttctttatccattcatctgttgatggacatctaggttctttctatagtttggctactgtggacattgctgctataaacatttgggtgtacaTGCCTTTTCAgatcactgcatctgtatctttagggtaaatacccactagtgcaattgctgggtcatagggtagctctattttcaactttttgaggaacctccatgctgttttccagagtggttgccccagcttgcattcccaccaacagtgtaggagggttcccctttctctgcatcctcaccagcatctgtcatttcctgacttgttaattttagccattctgactggtgtcaggtgatatctcattgtggttttgatttgtatttccctgatggcgagtgatgtggagcactttttcatgtgtctgttggccatctgggtgtcttctttgcagaagtgtctgttcatgtcctctgcccatttctggattgtattatttgttctttgggtgttgagtttgctgagaCCTTtgtggattttggatactaacccttcatctgatatggcatttgcaaatatcttctcccattctgtcagttgtcttttggttttgttaactctttcctttgctgtgcaaaagcttttgatcttgatgaagtcccaatagttcatttttgcccttgcttcccttgactttggcatgttactaggaagaagtttctgcagctgaggtcgaagaggttgctgcctgtgttctcctcaaggattttgatggattccttttgaggtccttcatccattttgagtctattttagtgtgtggtgtaaggaaatggtccaatttcattttctgcatgtggctgtccaattttcccaaccccatttgttgaagagactatctttattccactggacattctttcctgctttgtcgaagattagttgaccatagagttgagggtctatttctgggctctctattctgttacattgatctatgtgtctgtttttgtggcagtaccatactgtcttgatgttgacagctttgtaatagagcttgaagtctggaattgtgatgccaccaactttggatttctttttcaatattcctctggctatttgagttcttttctggttccatataaattttaggattatttgttccatttctttgaaataaattgatgggattttgatagggatagcattaaacatatagattgctttaggtagcatagacattttcacaatatttgttcttctaatccatgagcatggaacatttttccatttctttgggtcttcctcaatttctttcatgagtactttatagttttccgagtatacaTTCttcgcctctttggttaggtttattcctaggtatcttatggttttggttgcaattataaatggggttgactcctcaatttctctttcttctgtcttgttgttggtgtaaagaaatgcaactgatttctgtgtattgattttatattctgacactttactgaattcctgtataagttctagcagatttggagtggagtcttttgggttttccacatatagtatcatatcatctgcaaaggctgagagtttcacttctttgccaatttggatgcctttaatttatttttgttttctgattgctgaggctaggacttctagtactatgctgaatagcagtggtgatcatggacaatcctgccatgtttctgaccttagtggaaaagctctcagtttttctccattgagaattatatttgtagtgggtttttcatagatggctttgatgatattgaggtatgtaccctccatCCCTACACTCTGCAGAGTTTGGATCAgaaaaagatgctgtactttgtcaaatgctttttcagggggtttctgggtggctcaatttgttaagcagctgctttcggctcaggtcatgatcctggagtctcgggatggagtcctgcatcgggctcccagctccatggggagtctgcttctctctctgaccttctccctgctcatactctctctcactcaaataaataaaaatttaaaaaatatattaaaaaatgctttttcagcatctattgagagtattatatggttcttgttctttcttttattaatgtatcacattgattgatgtatagatgttgaaccaatcttgcagccctggaataaattccacttggtcatggtgaataatccttttaatatactgttggattctactggctaatattttggtgagaatttttgcatctgtgttcatcaaggatatttgtctgtaattatcttttttgatgggatctgtgtatggttttgggatcaaggtaatgctgacctcataaaatgagtttgaaagttttccttccatatctattttttggaatagtttcagaagaatatgaattaatttttttccttaaatgtttgatagaattcccctgggaagccatctggctctaggctcttgtttgttgggagttttttttttttttaaagattttatttatttatttgacagagagaaattacaag harbors:
- the CHODL gene encoding chondrolectin isoform X1, which produces MSRVVSLLLGAALLCGHGVLCRRVVSGQKVCFADLKHPCYKMAYFHELSSRVSFQEARLACESEGGALLSLENEAEQKLIESMLQNLTKPGTGISDGDFWIGLWRNGEGQTSGACPDLYQWSDGSASQYRNWYTDEPSCGSEKCVVMYHQPTANPGLGGPYLYQWNDDRCNMKHNYICKYEPEINPTSPVEKTYFTNQPGDTHQNVVVTEAGIIPNLIYVVIPTIPLLLLILVAFGTCCFQMLHKSKGRTKTSPTQSTLWISKSTRKESGMEV
- the CHODL gene encoding chondrolectin isoform X2, whose product is MSRVVSLLLGAALLCGHGVLCRRVVSGQKVCFADLKHPCYKMAYFHELSSRVSFQEARLACESEGGALLSLENEAEQKLIESMLQNLTKPGTGISDGDFWIGLWRNGEGQTSGACPDLYQWSDGSASQYRNWYTDEPSCGSEKCVVMYHQPTANPGLGGPYLYQWNDDRCNMKHNYICKYEPEINPTSPVEKTYFTNQPGDTHQNVVVTEAGIIPNLIYVVIPTIPLLLLILVAFGTCCFQMLHKRKARRNFTKDSTPLSSECLAESLNSNL